GCCAATTCTCTTCTGCTAGCGGTGGGTCCCACCAATTTCATTCTACAAGCGGAACTCACCACTTGAGCAAGGGAGATTTAACGCTTCCTAGGGCAAGtgtcaaaacaagcagaaacactgctttctggaaggaagcaggttggcagagctctcATGTGTGAGGGGAGCTTTCAGGAAGCTCCCTAATGCAAAGTAAGCTTATCCGAGCCTTTCAGGTTGCTCCAGAAGTGCTAAGGCACCATTGCGCAAGTGGTCTGGGTCACTTGCACAACACAGTTGGTGGGGCGGAAGAGAATTGGCAGAGATGGAAGCCCCATGTTGGATCCTGTCCCAAGAATACTAGCATCTACtgtatgggctccatcacatcagcgttttattgcactctcatcatgcctggtttgccgttttgcagtgcagtactcacatgatatcgtgcctgtcctgcagtcaccctgcctcttcccctccattttctttgctttcctagagtggggaaagtctggtttatttcctccatgcaggattaaagcgCCCTTCTGCCCCATGTATTGCTTTCCTtgtgctatgtcctttgttgggagcgcgggtgctttgaagggaagtcttgctgacaaaagaggagggtggggcggttctcctcttcCAGCATGCTGTGTCGATCGAATGGGCTTGTGCTGattcagttgaatggacttttgctgctccaactctACTCTCATTGCCTGTTGAAATAGCCAACGAAATGTTAAACTGGTaaaacactagacaacaaagccagagcaagggggtgggggaataaggcACCCATCtctcacaatgtccatcaacgacaagaaccaatgaattggaggggagaaggggtggggtggggcagggtggagaggagtgggagagcaaagaagtgaaaggagatttcactggtgcagtggtgataccacaaacacatgtgaaagggatGGGCTAATGAaggaggtggaaattgcagaggcaaaccaggaaaaaaaaggtagGTGTGTTTGAGCCCTGCATCTCAAATTTTATCGTATGGTTTTGCTCCTGTGTTTTCTTAGTTTGAAGATAAGTTgtaatgatatttttattgtacatCCCCCAGGGAGTTACTAGGCTGAGGGTGTGatttataaataaaaagaagaaatctaCAGACAAGCTAAACACAGAATTAATCCACAACTAAATTATCAAGAGATAGCTACCTGTGAATTAGGCTGCATATTTGTTTTTTCTCTAGAAGGGGGAATAACTGGTGGAGTAATAATATACAGGAATTTCTGTTATAAGCATTCTTCACAGAACAGAATTTGTGCCTAGGCTTGTAGGATAAAGCTTTTCAGTTGactagggtaggatctacactactgcttataacggtttataatggttatgacaactgttcaggcccaggacacattacatatactgttttcataccatttttaaagtgttatatcctgcttggtgtagagcggGCCCAGGAAACTTAACCCACTATTTCCAGCATCTAATAGTTCATATTCTTATTTTCAGATTGAGGATTATGGTTTTTCTTAACACCTCCAAAGATGCCGTTGATTGCTCTGAATTTGGAAATGGATCCTGTCCCGCAAATCTCCGGCCAGCAAGTGTTCGAGGAGCCATTTATATATTTATCAGTGgagtcatcatcatcacaattttggggaatttagcgATCATAATTTCAATCTCCTGTTTCCGGCAACTTCACTCCCCGACTAACTTCCTCATCCTTTCCATGGCCGTCACTGACTTCCTGCTTGGCTTCTTCATTATGCCCTATAGCATGATCAGATCGGTGGAGAACTGCTGGTATTTTGGGATGACCTTCTGCAAGGTCCACTACAGCTTTGACCTGATGCTttgtttggtttctattttccaCCTTTGCTCTGTCGCTGTCGATCGTTTCTATGCCATCTGCTACCCTCTTCACTATTCGTGCAAAATTACCCTCCCTGTGATTAGGCTGTTGATTGTCCTTTGTTGGTCAGCGCctgcttcttttgcctttgggctGGTTTTCTCTGAAGCATATGCTTCCGGCATCAAGGGTTATGAGGTTTTAGTGGCGTGTTCCAGTTCTTGTCCAGTGATGTTTAATAAACTGTGGGGAATTGTTGTGTTCTCATTTGGCTTCTTCATTCCTGGCACTGTGATGATTGGGATTTATGCCAAAATCTTTGATGTGTCCAAAAAACACCTGAAGGCCATGAAAAGCGAGCCCAGAAGTTCAGGTGATGAAAAACCAAGCCGGCTTTCCAGAAGCAAAGACAGGAAAGCTACTAAGACCTTGAGCATTGTGATGGGGTTTTTCCTCTTATGTTGGTTTCCATGTTTCATCACAATTTTAATTGACCCTTTTATTGGTTTTT
This sequence is a window from Elgaria multicarinata webbii isolate HBS135686 ecotype San Diego chromosome 4, rElgMul1.1.pri, whole genome shotgun sequence. Protein-coding genes within it:
- the TAAR2 gene encoding trace amine-associated receptor 2, with the translated sequence MVFLNTSKDAVDCSEFGNGSCPANLRPASVRGAIYIFISGVIIITILGNLAIIISISCFRQLHSPTNFLILSMAVTDFLLGFFIMPYSMIRSVENCWYFGMTFCKVHYSFDLMLCLVSIFHLCSVAVDRFYAICYPLHYSCKITLPVIRLLIVLCWSAPASFAFGLVFSEAYASGIKGYEVLVACSSSCPVMFNKLWGIVVFSFGFFIPGTVMIGIYAKIFDVSKKHLKAMKSEPRSSGDEKPSRLSRSKDRKATKTLSIVMGFFLLCWFPCFITILIDPFIGFSTPTVLFDALTWFGYLNSSCNPLIYGFFYPWFQKALRCILLGKTFRPHFCTANLFLENQ